The Colletes latitarsis isolate SP2378_abdomen chromosome 1, iyColLati1, whole genome shotgun sequence genomic interval TGAATGTACGTCTTAACAAATTTGATTCGAAAGAGTTTCGTAATATTTGCGTCTTGAAGTAGGCAGGTATTAGTTTTCTGTTATGCGATCTTTTATTTTTGGAATATGAATTTCACTGAGACGACCTTtgaattatatattttctaatTAAAAGTAAAGCTTGTACTTGTAGTAAATTAATGAAAACAATTTCATCGGTCTTTACCAAGCCTGTACTTAAATATCtcatttatttttgataatagAAAAAAAACATAGTTTGTCTGTAAACGCTATGTATAtgatttttcttgaaatagtttttgagattttaAGGACACTAAAGGGATCGAAATTGtctttctttatttactttatttgaaagtttttcagtattttttttaacaacGTAATTTTTGAGTTAAGTGATGATATTAATAACGTTTTGTATTCTACTAACAAAAGCATGTTGTTTTCAAGTTTGAAATTATCTTTCCCCAACAGTAGTTACGACGATATTGAATACAAAAAGAGATTGTTTAGAAGAATATTAAACGTTGATCGCGGATCTATAAATTGTATCGCTTCTGTAGGTTGCGCAACGCCAACAGCAACAGAGGCTACTGCAGCAACAGTTAACTAACGTATCACAGCCACCCTCAAACATAACTACATCAACAATACTCCCAAAGACTCCCATCAACTCGAAACAAAAGCCAGCTATTACACCCATTCCTGCCAAAAAGATACAAAGGCTTAACGGAGCCAAATTTATTATGACTAATAATTGCGACAAGGTACGTTTACACAATTTCTAAACGAAGTCATGGTTAAATTGATTTTAACGTCCGTACGAATAAAAGTTCCCCTTTTTTCAGACTGAAATAAATGATAATGAAAATGTCAACCAAATCGCAACATCGACGACTTCTTCCACTGTGGTTATGAACTCGACAGAAAATCACATATCGTCCACGATAAAAGTATGTCGGCCTCCAACAACAATCGCAGCCACCATGAACAAGACGAATCAGCGTTCCACTTGCACGTCCATCGCCGAGGACTCGGACTCGACCAACAATTCCTTAGCGTCTAGCAGCGGTATAGGTGGTAGCAGGGATTGTTCCGGTGTCGGTGTCGAAGAAGAGAACTCCTTAACGAGTTTCGAAGGAATTCTTTTGAACGGTGCACCAAGTAACATGGATATCGACGTACAGGAGGATGGATCTTCAAAAGATTCGTCCAGTGTAACGTCCAAAGAGAAACCCTTGCAAAGTATGATGCTCGCGGATCTGCTGGAAAGAAAGGTCGAGAAAGAACCCATCTTGAACGGCGTCCTGGGAAAGAATTCGATCAACGAGAAAGGAATGGACCTGGTAGAGAACCATATTAAAAAAGTACTAAAAGAATCTCCAACCGACATTAAAATAAAAGCAGAAGTAGAGGAAGGTAACGTTATACAGACGGAGGTGTCTGAGGATGCTTTGATCGAACCGCCGAGAGGTATGAAGAGGGCGGCCAGTGAATCCGACGAGATAGACGCGAAGAAATTAAAGTATTCCAACGGTACGATGTCGCCGGATCCCGCCGTTGACTCGACGACCGCTGAATCCACCGTCTCGAGTATAAAGTCTGAAGAGCAAGATGACGACAAGGACAGTGAGAAGGCAACCGTTTCGTCCACCGCCGCGAATCTTTATGCTGCTCTGGCTGCGGATTGTATAGAAGATGAAACGGACCTCGACGAGAACGTTAATGTAAATGTTATTAAGGAAGAACCTCCTCGGACGATAAAGGAAGAACCTCATATATTCGCCAATCAAATTAACCAGCAACAGCAATCGTCGCAGCAGCAGTCTCAGCAGTCGTTGCAACAGTCGCAGCAGCAATCGTTGCAGGCAGCGCAGCATCAGCTACAACAGCAGGCTCAGCAGCAATTGCAGCAGCAGGCGCAACAGCAACTCCAACAGCAGGCGCAACAACAACTCCAACAGCAGGCGCAGCTTCAGCAACAGGCGCAGCAACAACTTCAGCAGCAGGCGCAGCAGTTGCAACAACACCACCAGCAACAAATGCAACAACACCAACAACAattgcaacagcagcagcaacaacatcaACAGCAACTAATCGTCGCGGCACCGAGGCAAATAGTAGTACAGCAAACGATCCAACCGAACAATCAAGTTATCATACCGACTGCCACGGTGAAGGGGAGGCAAACGCAGCCGCAGCAAGTTCTGCTGCAGCAAGGAGCTGGAGGGCAATTGCAATACGTTGTTTCCGGAGGCGTGCCTGGTCAGAATTACGTTTTGGCTCAGCCACAGACGACGCTGGTCCAGGGTCAAGCGCAAACTGTCCTAGTGGCGCAGACAACGCAGCAACAGGGAACAGGCGCGAAGACAATTATCATTTTGCAACCTCAAGCAGCCACTCAGCCTACCCAACAAAAAATGGTGGCTGTCACGCCTCAGGGGCAGCAAGTAGTCGTCACGCAAGTCTCGCGGCCCATTCTGCAGAGTCCTGCGCTCGGGAACATACCTCCACCGCTCGTCCCGACGTCGGGCACGATTCCACAAACTTCCATAATAGTTAACAGTTCGGTAGCACAAACGAATCCAAACACGGTGACCGTCACGATCCCCGCGATGGCTCAGCAGACGCCCGTGTCGACGAGCGTGCCGTCTAGAGTGGTGACGCCCACGCCAGCGTCGACACCGCCGCCCACCAGACCCACCACGCCACATCAGGCGGCCGCGACGCACGGATTGCCGACGAAACAACCAGTTAAAGTTATAAAGACTATCAGTTCCTCGACCTCCACGGAGCCGGAATCTAAACCGTCTACGAGTCAAAATTTGCCGGAGAACAAGACTATCACGATTAAAATCGATCCTAATGCCTATTTGTGCGAGTGGCGAGGATGCTTGAGGTAATTAATAGCCCCATTTTAGAACAGAGcaataataatacaaattaatattaatattaataatgctAAATTTTCTTGAATGCGTACAGGCAATTCAAAACACCACACGAAGTTTACCTTCACGTGTGCGAGGCACACTGTCCAACCAGCGGAGAAGAAATACTGTGTCTCTGGGCAAGTTGCGATGCCTTGAAAAGGCGTAGGTTTTCGTTAATGACACATCTGTACGACAGGCATTGTAACGCAGAGGTAAGTACGGTGGTTACTATTCTCAAAAATTTGTAGTATTTCTCGTCACGATCGAACACGAACTAATCGAATTTTCCTAAACTATGAAAATATGTATAGACAAAAAACTCTTTTCGATTATCTTATCAATTTAGATACATCGAaagtattatataaaaatttacagACAATGTCGATGAGAAGGAAACAGTTGACTGTAACCGGGAAGACCGAGGTTTCCACATCGACAACACCGACTCCCCATCATCCTGGCTACGCACCGAATGCAGCATTCCATGCAATTAAACGGCACGCCTTGGAATTCGTGAATCCAAAGGAGTTAATGGTTAGTAGCAATCGTAAAGTCTACGTACTTTTGGCTAAGAGAAACGATAAAATTGGTTTAACCAGCTATAAGCTAAGCGGTAAATTTGGTAAAAGAGAGACAAAAGCACAAAGCACTTCTCTGTCATGGTGGTGATGTAAACAAAGATAGCGTACAAGTAGCGCGAAAGATATAAACGCATCCGGATATAGTATAATCTACGTCACTATTTCGAAGAGTCCTATATAGTCCCATGGTTCTTAGAGTCTATTGAGTTTTGTTAATGTAATGAAATTTCTTATTCTCTTGGCAAAGCAGCAAAGGCCGACCAAGCCCGCTGCAGCCACCACAAGCTCTTCTTCCCCCAGACCTGGGCAAAATCCTCCACCAGAACAGGTAAAAAACGTGTTCAGAATTGAAAAGGATTCACGATCCACAACACAGCCACAGCTCCTGTGCGCTGTTCCTGCCgcctaatatattttttttttttttttgcgcttTATTCTCCTTTTGTTTCCGCACCGTGCTGATTTTACATAtacgttttttttcttttgtttttttttctcttttccttTTAATGTTTACACATTCGATATATTTTAGCATGGAgttcattttattttcatttcgtaGCTAGCGTCGGCTGAAACTTTTATGTGTTTACGCAGTCGAAAGTATTCACGATGGACAGGGTGTTGGTATAATGTTTACTTTGAACGGCATAATGTAGAGTATATTTGTTGTGCTTATTATACATAGGAGGATGATTACCTTTAAAGCATTAATTTTGTGATTTGAGAATTTAACTTGGAGATCGAGCGGGGTACGCATTGCGCTTGTAACgcaataaaaatgtattttcatGCAAGGCCTTCGTTTGGAGAAAATTCTTcatgaatttaattgtttagcAAAGATAAGATTTGTCTTGTAAACGTAATGCAAGACACTGATGAAagtgaaatattatttatcaaTTATCTAAACATTGTTATATTATTTTAATCCTTCGGTTTTGTGTcatctttaaaatttaaataataatggtTACCTAAGAACAAAGCAAcgaaattcgaaattatgaacAAGAATGTTATTGTTTACTTTCTAAAGATGAGCCAAACGTAATCttcaattgtttaaaaatattaaatatacgtATGTAAATGTTTTAGA includes:
- the Bap170 gene encoding brahma associated protein 170kD isoform X5 translates to MAKILNKDPVTYERERENFLKDLRHFHETRGTSFKKCPKINGKDIDLYLLYVVVTAHGGWIKVNSRNEWTLLCEQFHLPNGCVNSGVGLKQIYLRYLDRYEKVHFLGEDGQQADDDDEDSRHRKWSARALHSVPLTYNHHQHNVAESLREYNGLSSDLYKPSNYDKLALSLLSPLPNEQDFAINVCTLLSNEGKHILRLDKYPRLVNILLAHAGVFDSPGTRQLFIEVYSRVRNYSINSFWSDVLDSQDVIDLTNERTFMKKPNTSPKTFSRRKILEKEKQNKSAAPTENDEASTSMDIDGVLPDCPRLDPIGSHQDENLKDQNQNSIKFEEEDKDLFCVGRTLGTQDPYGQRVLQIASILRNLSFTPENAAVLGRNRCFLRFVLLCVRARWSNLHQLGFDILGNIANEIILKEAGERITDVVLSCVAKGIESQDRFIVISCLEVLNKISQQDSNEEIVTFGLEDNVYELICRFLALNDIALLVYTLECLYALTSLGERPCTSVARVRGAIDTLVALVTVEAQSYGPKACILMRVIETVSTVAAPPNTTQNTPVTAAAPATTVSASVPTTPAAITAAPAPVSPAPSRPTTPAATVTKSTTHKAVETNSSLQQQHAHQQIIQENEQFALGWLRATFELAPGVRIEQEELYKRYLGCCTKIGRRGVIAPLHFPRCVRSVFGGSVGPNPLKGETTGTQYYEGIRVRATPPQVTYPSQTAVGTNTAPIPALNATPVKVVAKEDNRSGTTSSSIIKSLLATKVTVSSDCMPSTAATCVSTPTACVTNTTASIASSISANQLITSNQVAQRQQQQRLLQQQLTNVSQPPSNITTSTILPKTPINSKQKPAITPIPAKKIQRLNGAKFIMTNNCDKTEINDNENVNQIATSTTSSTVVMNSTENHISSTIKVCRPPTTIAATMNKTNQRSTCTSIAEDSDSTNNSLASSSGIGGSRDCSGVGVEEENSLTSFEGILLNGAPSNMDIDVQEDGSSKDSSSVTSKEKPLQSMMLADLLERKVEKEPILNGVLGKNSINEKGMDLVENHIKKVLKESPTDIKIKAEVEEGNVIQTEVSEDALIEPPRGMKRAASESDEIDAKKLKYSNGTMSPDPAVDSTTAESTVSSIKSEEQDDDKDSEKATVSSTAANLYAALAADCIEDETDLDENVNVNVIKEEPPRTIKEEPHIFANQINQQQQSSQQQSQQSLQQSQQQSLQAAQHQLQQQAQQQLQQQAQQQLQQQAQQQLQQQAQLQQQAQQQLQQQAQQLQQHHQQQMQQHQQQLQQQQQQHQQQLIVAAPRQIVVQQTIQPNNQVIIPTATVKGRQTQPQQVLLQQGAGGQLQYVVSGGVPGQNYVLAQPQTTLVQGQAQTVLVAQTTQQQGTGAKTIIILQPQAATQPTQQKMVAVTPQGQQVVVTQVSRPILQSPALGNIPPPLVPTSGTIPQTSIIVNSSVAQTNPNTVTVTIPAMAQQTPVSTSVPSRVVTPTPASTPPPTRPTTPHQAAATHGLPTKQPVKVIKTISSSTSTEPESKPSTSQNLPENKTITIKIDPNAYLCEWRGCLRQFKTPHEVYLHVCEAHCPTSGEEILCLWASCDALKRRRFSLMTHLYDRHCNAETMSMRRKQLTVTGKTEVSTSTTPTPHHPGYAPNAAFHAIKRHALEFVNPKELMQRPTKPAAATTSSSSPRPGQNPPPEQDDNEGPVTKSIRLTAALILRNLVIYSTHGRRHLRAYEPHLAGVALSNVESSRTIAQVLYDMNDQCTSSHR